The following proteins come from a genomic window of Pseudomonas putida:
- a CDS encoding sigma-70 family RNA polymerase sigma factor has product MEHYYRELVSFLSARLGSRQAAEDVAHDAYLRVLERTGTQQIEHPRAFLYRTALNLVIDRHRRHLLRQSEPLEVLDLDERWHSPAPTQNMQLDQRLALMQKALDELSQPCRDSFLLRKLEGLSHQQIAEHLGISRSLVEKHIVNAMKHCRVRMRQWES; this is encoded by the coding sequence GTGGAACATTACTATCGCGAATTGGTGAGCTTCCTTTCCGCGCGCCTGGGCAGCCGCCAGGCCGCCGAAGATGTGGCTCACGATGCCTATCTGCGGGTGCTCGAACGCACCGGTACGCAGCAGATCGAGCACCCGCGCGCGTTCCTTTACCGCACGGCGCTGAACCTTGTGATCGACCGTCATCGCCGCCACCTGCTGCGCCAGTCCGAACCGCTGGAAGTGCTGGACCTGGACGAGCGCTGGCACAGCCCGGCACCCACCCAGAACATGCAACTGGATCAGCGCCTGGCGCTGATGCAGAAGGCACTCGATGAATTGAGCCAGCCCTGCCGTGACAGCTTCCTGTTGCGCAAGCTCGAAGGCCTGTCGCATCAGCAGATCGCCGAGCACCTGGGCATCTCGCGCAGCCTGGTGGAAAAGCACATCGTCAACGCCATGAAGCACTGCCGCGTGCGCATGCGCCAGTGGGAATCCTGA
- a CDS encoding MFS transporter yields the protein MTAIDTARPPRFSRGDHRTLGLAALGGALEIYDFIIFVFFALTLSQLFFPPEMPEWLRLLQSFGIFVTGYLARPLGGIVMAHFADHLGRKRVFSLSILMMALPCLLIGVMPTYAEIGYAAPLILLALRILQGAAVGGEVPSAWTFVAEHAPQGRRGYALGFLQAGLTFGYLLGALTATLLAQVFTAQEILDYAWRYPFLLGGVFGVIGVWLRRWLSETPVFLALRERKEQPVKFPLRRVLGEHRGALVPAALLTCVLTSAVVVLVVITPTVMQQRFGMTAAHTFALSSVGIVFLNIGCVLAGLLVDRLGAWRALMIYSVLLPLGIGALYASLVGQWGMTWLAYALAGLCCGVVGVVPSVMVGLFPAQIRVSGISFTYNVAYALWASTTPLALIALMPWSPWVCVGFCLIMGAVGLLTALYFGRREPLAVAAEPMPIMCGDK from the coding sequence ATGACTGCCATCGATACCGCTCGCCCGCCCCGGTTCAGCCGTGGCGACCACCGGACCCTGGGCCTGGCGGCGCTGGGCGGCGCGCTGGAAATCTATGATTTCATCATCTTCGTGTTCTTCGCCCTGACCCTCAGCCAGCTGTTCTTCCCGCCCGAAATGCCTGAGTGGCTGCGCCTGCTGCAAAGCTTCGGGATTTTCGTCACCGGCTACCTGGCGCGGCCGCTCGGCGGCATCGTCATGGCGCACTTCGCCGATCACCTGGGCCGCAAACGGGTATTCAGCCTGAGCATCCTGATGATGGCACTGCCGTGCCTGCTGATCGGGGTGATGCCGACCTATGCCGAGATTGGTTACGCGGCGCCGCTGATCTTGCTGGCGTTGCGCATTCTGCAGGGCGCTGCGGTCGGTGGTGAGGTGCCCAGTGCCTGGACATTCGTTGCCGAACACGCACCGCAAGGGCGGCGGGGTTACGCTCTGGGCTTCCTGCAGGCCGGGTTGACCTTTGGCTATTTGCTGGGGGCACTGACCGCGACACTGTTGGCTCAGGTATTTACCGCCCAGGAAATTCTCGATTACGCCTGGCGTTACCCGTTCCTGCTTGGCGGGGTATTTGGTGTGATCGGCGTGTGGTTGCGCCGTTGGCTGAGTGAAACACCGGTGTTTCTGGCCTTGCGCGAGCGCAAGGAGCAGCCGGTGAAGTTCCCGCTGCGACGGGTGCTGGGCGAGCATCGTGGGGCGTTGGTCCCGGCTGCGCTGCTGACCTGCGTGCTGACCTCGGCGGTGGTGGTGCTGGTGGTGATCACACCGACGGTAATGCAGCAGCGCTTCGGCATGACCGCCGCGCACACTTTCGCCCTGAGCAGCGTAGGCATCGTCTTTCTCAATATCGGTTGTGTGCTGGCCGGGCTGCTGGTCGATCGCCTGGGCGCCTGGCGGGCGCTGATGATCTACAGCGTGCTGCTGCCGCTGGGTATCGGTGCCTTGTATGCGAGCCTGGTGGGGCAGTGGGGCATGACGTGGCTGGCTTACGCGTTGGCTGGGCTGTGCTGTGGTGTGGTGGGGGTGGTGCCGTCGGTCATGGTCGGGCTGTTCCCGGCGCAGATCCGGGTGTCGGGCATTTCCTTTACCTACAACGTGGCTTATGCCTTGTGGGCCAGTACCACGCCGCTGGCGTTGATAGCGTTGATGCCGTGGAGCCCGTGGGTCTGTGTGGGCTTTTGTCTGATCATGGGCGCGGTGGGGCTGCTCACGGCCCTGTACTTTGGGCGTCGGGAGCCTTTGGCGGTCGCGGCGGAGCCAATGCCGATCATGTGCGGTGACAAATGA
- a CDS encoding type II toxin-antitoxin system MqsR family toxin produces the protein MEKRTPHCSLERIRALVSAGRISPTTASLRGAQALGMDYPDMLEIINGLERRDFHKSMTCHGDYRVWQDVYRPLTGKGYVYLKLSVVDDLLIVSFKEL, from the coding sequence ATGGAAAAGAGAACGCCTCATTGTTCGCTGGAGCGGATCAGGGCCTTGGTCAGCGCTGGGCGCATCAGCCCGACAACCGCCTCTTTGCGGGGCGCCCAGGCACTGGGGATGGATTACCCGGACATGCTCGAGATAATCAACGGTCTGGAGCGCAGAGACTTTCACAAAAGCATGACATGTCACGGTGATTACCGCGTATGGCAGGACGTTTATCGCCCCCTTACGGGCAAGGGATACGTGTACCTGAAACTGTCTGTGGTGGATGACCTGCTCATCGTGTCTTTCAAGGAGTTGTAA
- a CDS encoding response regulator, whose product MTNKTLRILIADEHPSQRLQLERLLNGLGYYRIAPVDSFDELQRLVHCALQPFNLLVGNIELASHAGVDLARFCRVSTQIQHALLYHSRHLRVPSVPQTERQAVNVSLPQVPDNEALESFMALIDAPVVVGKLALPSELSSSGPPAYPRRNFAHTVFSR is encoded by the coding sequence ATGACCAACAAGACCCTGCGCATCCTGATCGCCGACGAGCACCCGTCCCAGCGCTTGCAGCTGGAGAGGCTGCTCAATGGCCTGGGCTATTACCGGATTGCCCCGGTGGACTCCTTCGACGAGCTGCAGCGCCTGGTGCACTGCGCGCTGCAGCCGTTCAACCTGCTGGTGGGCAATATCGAACTGGCCAGCCATGCAGGTGTCGACCTGGCGCGCTTTTGTCGGGTGAGCACGCAGATTCAGCATGCGTTGCTGTATCACTCGCGGCATCTGAGGGTCCCGAGTGTGCCGCAGACCGAGCGCCAGGCGGTCAATGTGAGCCTGCCGCAGGTGCCGGACAACGAGGCCCTTGAGTCCTTCATGGCGCTCATCGATGCGCCAGTTGTGGTCGGCAAGCTGGCCTTGCCGTCCGAGCTTTCCAGCAGTGGGCCGCCGGCCTACCCGCGCAGGAACTTCGCTCACACTGTCTTCAGCCGATAG